Part of the uncultured Desulfobacter sp. genome, GACCTGGATTCAATTGTCGAACAGATCCGGGCCGGTACTATGGGCAATGTACTGCCCATGACCATGGAAGGGTGTGTGGTTCGCATTGCAGACACCGTCTCATATATCGGAAGGGATTTTGAAGATGCTGTACGCTTGAAAATTTTAACCCGGGACCAGCTTCCAGCGACATGTCGCAATCGTTTGGGTGACACCCAGGGCACCATTGTCTTCAGCCTGGTGACGGACTTGATCAACACAAGCATGGAGCAGGACTTTATCGGATTTTCCCCCGGGGTGGCCGATGCCCTCAAAGAATTAAAACAGTTTAATTACCGGTATATTTATAAAAATCCCGCCATAAAAAGACATTTGACAACGGTTGAAGATATTTTCAAATGTCTGTTTAACAGATACATGAACGACCTGGCCGTTGAAAACGAATCTTCGGTCATATATTCCCAGTTTCTCAACGGCATGGCAGACGCCTACCGTTCACACCACAGCCATGCCGAAATTGCCCGGGATTTTATTGCCGGCATGACCGACTCCTATTTTATCCGCCAGGCCCCGGAGGGCTTGCGCCCTACCCCCATTGACTGGGTATAACCAATAAAGAACCTGAAATGCCGATGTTTGATAACCGCAATGTCTATCGAATCTGCCACCGGAAACAGGGGCTGGTTGCATTTAATGTAACCGTAAAAGAGACCAACCTCAATATCCAGGCAGATTCGGATCTAAGTGAACAGGCGGTGCGTTCGATTCTGAACCACCGCCAATACATTGAAAATTACATCGCCCGCGTTCCAAGGTTTGCCGACAGCCTGACCCCTTTAGGTAACCCAGATATCGCGCCGAAAATCATTTCTGAAATGACCGCGGCTGCAAAAACCGCCGGTGTGGGTCCCATGGCAGCCGTAGCCGGTGCAGTGGCCCAGGGTGTGGGCCGAGACCTGCTCCAATGGTCCTCACATGTCCTGGTGGAAAACGGTGGCGATATCTTTGTTAAATCAGATACCCAGACCATATTTACCATTTATGCCGGATCATCGCCTTTGAGTATGAAAACCGGCATCAAAGTTGACCGCCGCCCCGCTTCCTTTGCCATGTGTACCTCTTCGGGCACCGTCGGTCATTCCAAAAGCTTTGGCAAGGCGGATGCCGTATCCGTGCTGGCGGATTGCTGTGCCCTGGCCGATGCGGCGGCCACATCCCTGGGTAATAAAATTCAGACGCCCAAGGATATTGAAAAGGTCATTAACGCCGGCAAAAATATGGCAGGGGTTCAGGGCATTGTCATCATTTCAGGAAAACAGATTGGGCTGTGGGGTGCTCTGGAACTGGTCAAACTATAAAACGAAAGGGTATTATGACAACACAATTCGATATCAAGCTTGCACTGTCAGTATCTGCCTTCGCAATCATCTGTCTGATTTCCGGATGCGTGGGTGCATCCCCAAGCAAACCAGGGCCGCCTGAGAACACGGTTGCCTGCAAAGGTCCCAGACACAGCATGTGCACCATGGAATACAGGCCTGTGTGCGGTCATTTAAAAGACGGCAGTGTCAAAACATTCAGCAACCCGTGCACCGCCTGCAGTAATGAAAACGTGGAGGGGTTTACCCATGGACCCTGCAGCGAATAAATCTTATTTCGACTCGTTTTTAAGGCCGTCGGCACCGGCTGCGGTTAGGCCATCCTGATAACGCTTGTCTCCATACCTGGCAACCTGACGGCACAGACCCCGTATGATACTGACCTCCCGGGATCTAAGCCGGTACCGGCTTAAAAAACTTCGGGCCTTGTCCAGCCGTTCTTCGGGATTTTCATGGTTAATGTAATGAATGCGGGCAAAGGTCTCTTCAAGTTCGTCATACATGTTCTCCAGCTCATGCCGGCAGGCCAGTCGGGGGAGGTGAAATTCGGGCTCCCGGGTGCGTGCCTTGAATAATTCATAGCACATGACCATGACGGCCTGGGCCAGATTCAGAGAAGAAAATCCGGCGGTGGGAATATTCACAAGATCGTGGCACAGCTGTAAATCTTCATTGGTCAGCCCCCGGTCCTCGGGACCAAAAAGAAGTGCCACCCGGTTTTCTAAAGAAATTGGAACCAAGGTTGCGGCAAGATCTGCCGGAGATGCGTTCACCCGGCGTGTACCGCCAAGTCTTGCCGTGGTGCCGACCACCCAGTTGAAACGGCCAAGGGCCTCGGGAAGTGAATTGCAAACGATCATGTTTTCCACCAGCCCGGCAGCGGAATGGGTTGCGACCTTAAGAACACGTTCCTTGTCAAAATTCCTGGGTGCGGACAAAATCAACCGCCCGACCCCCATATTTGCCGCAGCCCTGGCAGCAGCCCCAATGTTTTCCGGAATCCGGGTATCATGCAGCACAATGGCGACATTCTCCATGCAGACCTTTTGATTCATCGTTTCTCTTTTTTCCTTCACGCCCAAAATCCTTCTTAACCCGCTTCTCAATTTGTGTGGTGCAAGATAATCACGCTTTCGGATTTATTGTCAACATTTAAGACGTGCTTTTCATAACAGAAAAATTGGGCGTGGTTCTAACGTCGGCCATTGTAGGGGCAGGTCTCTGTGCCTGCCCGAACGGGGGCAACCACAGGGGGATTGCCCCTACAAAAGATGGCAGATGTTATGATCAAGCCCATAAACTTATAAGCTGCGGAACTGTCTTTGGCATGGCATTGCACACAAAAAAAAGCCGTTGAAAAATCAACGGCTTTTTTATGTATGTATCCTGATCTTGCCGCATCCAAGGCAAGCTAAATTTGTAGAAACTTAGCTTAAATCTGCTTGCGGCGAATCACGTTGCCTACGGCCAGAAGCCCAAGCCCCAAAAGCAAAAGGGTACTGGATTCCGGAGTGGGCACTGGATTAACGCCCCCGCTGGAAGCTGGGAGATCTGTTGCCCAGGCGTTAAGCCTAATACTGTCGATATAAAAATCTCCGACATCGGCCTTGAGAGTAACGCGCAATGTTCCATCTTGGTTCAGACTATCAAGGGAGGTAATATCAATCAAATAAGTACCGCTGATATCCCAGGACCAGGCTGCCCAGTCGGCCCTGCCCCTATCATTAGATTGATTAAAATAAATCTCCACCTTTTCCGGTAATAGCTCCCAGCCCGAGTCGTCGGAAAGGCCCAACTCCAAAGAAGCTGATTCGAAAGTTTGTAAAGATGAATCAAACATTGGATCATCGATATCAAATGTCCAGGTATATGTATCATCATTGTAAAAAAGATGGGAAGACAACTTATCCATACCACTGGTATCAATGTCCACTTGATAAAACGATGCCTCTGCATTGAAAGTAGCACCCAGCAATAAAAAAACTACTGCCGCCCACACTAAACACTTATTCATAAAAAACCTCATAAACGGGTAAAAAAGGTGCTAATATTAATCTAAATTATTTATGCCGTCAAGAAGTATAAATTTCAGAGGCCATTATTCAGAATTTTTATCCATAAAATCAAAATATTGTATTCGGATGAACAGACTGATGGATCTTGATGAAAAGCGGCAAAAAGCCTGGATATCCATTTGACTATAGTTAATATCAATAGGCAACAACGAGAGATCTAAAAATATGCTGCGCCCTATCGGGCCGGCACTGTGATTTTAAATTGTGGAAGGGAATTTAAAGTGAAGAAAAAAATTTGCAAGCCCTTCCAGATGATGTTAGTGATTTCATCATTGATTCTTTAACTATTTTATGACGCGAAATAGAAACGAAAGGCACAAATTAACCTGCTTGATCAGCGAGGGAACAACATGAAGGTAGAATTTAATCCCATCGGAAAAATTCCCAGGCCGTTTAAACAACAGGGAGGCATGCCCATTCAGCCAACCGGGAGCCAACAGCATTCAAGGATCAGTTGAAATCTTTGACACGTTCAAAGAGGGACTCAAGGATCTTGACGGTTTTTCACACACTATACCGCTGTACGCCTTTGACCGCAGTAAAGATTAGCACCTAAAAACAATTATTAGACGAAAGAGAGCAGATGATGAGCGATCAAAAAAAATTTCAGGAATTTTTGGATTTTGTTAAACCACAGATTGGCCGGCAAATTCATGTGGGCCCCTGGCTTGAAATTGACCAGCAGCGCATCAATGATTTTGCTGAAGTGACCGGTGATGTGCAATGGATTCACACGGATGTCGAGCGTGCTAAAAAAGAGTCGCCCTATAAATCAACCATTGCCCACGGATATTTGACGTTATCTTTACTGCCCCATTTAACTGAAAGCAACCATCCTGATTTTTTTCAAAAAAATTATCCGGGCATGAAGTACCGGGTGAACTATGGGCTTGACCGGGTTCGTTTCCCCAGCGCGGTAAAAGCCGGTGCCAGAATTCGGGCAAAAACGACCATTCATAACGTTGAAGAGGTGAAAAACGGAATTCAGATCTGCTATGTTATTACTATTGATATTGAGGGTAGTGAAAAACCGGCCTGTGTTGCCGAATTTCTGGCGCGCCTTTACCCTTAATAAGTGATTGAACGAAAAGTCACCCACCTGCGGCGTTGCAGAAAAATTTACAATCCTCACATACATTAGTATGCTCCGGTTGTAAATTTTTCTGCGCCTTGCATCTGGGCAACTTTTCGTCCAATCACAGGTTCCAGTTCAAGCGCTAATTAACTGATCTTCCTTCGTTTCCGTTAGACGGGACCGGCCGTTCACGGACATACCATATTGTGCCCGTGAACGGCCGGGATCATATGTTAAAATTTTTGAGATTGATTTAGTCTAAACACACCTCGTCAGGGCAGGCACAGGGGCCTGCCCCTACAGGGACTGACGTTAGACCCATCCCGAATTTTTGTTTATGCGACCTTGGCCTTTTTTACAAAACCAGTGTTGGGTCCCAATGCCTTTATGGACTCCGTCACTTCGGTAACCACCTCCAAAAATTTTGAAGACTCTGCAGAAGATATCCAGGAAAACTGAACTCTGCCAGGTTCCACACCCATGTGCTCAAGAAGATCATTAAAGAGCAGAAATTTTCTGCGGGCATAATAATTTCCTTCCAGGTAGTGGCAGTCGCCAGGGTGGCAGCCCGATACCCAGACGCCGTCCGCGCCTTCTTTCAGGGCGGAGAGGATAAACTTTGGGCTCATTCTTCCGGTGCACGGGATTCTGATGACACGGATATTGGCGGGATACTGAAGCCTTCCGACACCGGCAAGATCTGCGGCACCGTAGCTGCACCAGTTGCACAGGAATGCAATGATTCTTGGTTCAAATTCAGACATATGTATACTCCTTTTAATTTCCTTTACGCTTCGATTAATTCCGTTCCTGAGAATATCTGGGCAAAAATCTGATCATTGTCAAAACCGTTCAAGTGAATTGCACCGGACCTGCAGGAGGCGACGCAGAGCCCGCAACCTTTGCAAAGTACCGGATTGATTTCGGCTTTGCCTTTAAAACGGCCCTCAAGGGTAAATGACGGTGCCGAATAGGGGCAGATGGCCACACACACCCCGCAGCTTGCGCAAAACATGGGATCGGCCTGGGCAACGGTGCCGCTGGTGTAGATATTTTCCCTTGCAAGTAAGGTGACGGCTCTGGATGACGCCGCCTTACCCTGGGCCACGGCTTCTTCAATGGGTTTGGGGTAATGGGCAAGCCCGCACAGAAAAACGCCGTCCGTGGCAAATTCGGAGGGTCCGAGTTTGGCATGGCGTTCCACAAAGAACCCGTCATCATTGAGGGGCACCTTAAAAAATTGAGCCAGTCTTTCATCCTTATGGGGAACGATGGCCGAGGCCAGGGTCAAAATATCCGTGTCGATCTTCAGGGGAACACCCAATACATGATCTTTTACCGTGACATAAAGGGAGTCACCCTCGATTTCCACCACCGGTTTTTCATCCACCTTGTAGCGGATGAAAATAACGCCATTGTCCCTTGCTTTGGTATAGGCCAACTCTTTTTCACCGTAGGTTCTGATATCCCGGTAAAGCACGTACACATTCATCTCGGGATTTCGTTTCTTGAGTTCCAGTGCATTTTCAACGCTGTGGGTACAGCAGACACGTGAACAATAAGGACGTTCTTTTTCCCTTGAACCGACACACTGGATAAAGACGGCGGACTGGGCCGTTTCCAGTACCGGATCATTGCTGAGAAATTTTTGATCCAGTTCAAGGCTCGTCAGGATTCTCGGGTCTTTGCCATAGGCATATTCCACCGGGGTCATCTCTTTTGCACCGGTGGCAATTACGGCAATGCCGTGGTCGATTTTTGACCTGTCACCGTTGGTGGAAAGTTCAGACACATAACTGCCCACAAAACCTTCCACATTTTCAAGGGTGGTGTTCAAGTGGACGGTGAGGTTTTTTTCATCATTTACCTCACTGATCAGTCCCTGCAGTTCCATCTGGATATCTTCGCCCTTAACGGTTTTGAAAAGATTCAAAGCCTGGCCGCCAAGCACGCCTTCGCGTTCGATCAAATGGGTTTCATAACCCTGGCGCGCAAGACTCAGTGCCGAGGACATACCGGAGATGCCGCCGCCCAGAACCATGGCCGCCTGGCCCACCTGGAGTTTGGCTTCTTTCAATGGCTGCATGAGCCCCACTTTTGCCACACTCATTCTCACCAGGTCTTTTGCTTTTTCCGTGGCACCCGCCGGATCATCCTTGTGCACCCAGGAGGCATGGTTCCTGATGTTGACCATTTCAAACAGATATTTGTTCAGGCCTGAATTGATCAGCGTTTCCTGGAAGAGCGGTTCATGGGTTTTGGGCGTACAGGCCGCCACCACGACCCGGTTCAACTTCTTTTCTTTGATCACATCCACCATGCTGTCCTGGGTATCCTGGGAGCAGGTGTACATGTTGTTTGTTACGTATTCCACAAAGGGAAGGTTTGCCGCATAATCCCGGACGGCCGGTACATCCACAACGCCATTGATGTTGATACCGCAGTTGCAGACAAAGACACCGATTCTCGGGCGTTCGTTGACCACGTTGATTTCGGGCACAACCTCCTTTTCCTTGGTGAGGGTATGTCGGGCCTGTCCCAGGATCTCTCCGGCAGCCGCTGCCGCCGCACTGGAATCCACAACCGATTGGGGAATGTCCCTGGGACCCTGGAAGGCACCGCAAACATAAATACCGTCTTTAGAGGTATTGACCGGTGTGAAAGAACCGGTATCGGCAAAATTGGAGGGGGTCAGTTCCACACCCAGTTTTTTGGCAAGATCAACGGTTTCCGGCGGGGTTTCAAGGCCCACCGAAAGCACGACCATATCATAAACTTCTTTGATGAGGTGACCGTCTTCACTGCTGTAGGAGAGTTCCAGATCCGTGGTGCCCTGCACCTCTATGACGGAGTGGACACGGCTTTTGACAAAATTAACCTCATGTTTGTCTCTGGCTGTATCATAGAACCGCTCGAAATCTTTGCCGTGGGTTCTCATGTCCATGTAGAAAATGGAGCAGTCAAGCTCATATGGCGCGTGTTCTTTTGCAATTACGGCCTCTTTGATGGCGTACATACAGCAGACCGATGAACAGTGACCGTTTCCGCAGCGGTTCTGATCCCTAGACCCGACACACTGGAGCCAGGCGATTCTCTTGGGTTCCTTATGGTCGGACGGTCTTACCAGGTGGCCGCCGAACGGGCCGGATGCGGAAAGAATTCGTTCAAACTCCATGGAGGTGACCACGTTGGGGGTCTTCTTATATCCCAGGAAATCCATGGAAGAGGGGTCAAACGGAGTAAAGCCAGGCGAGAGAATGATTGATCCCACGCCCAGTTTAAGCTGTTCGTCTTTTTCCATGTGGGTGATGGGGGTGAGCGCACCGGCCCCGCAGGCTTTGGTACATTCGAGACATTCACAGCACACCATGCAGTTCAGGCATTTGTCCGCTTCGGCCTTGGCCTGTTCTTCGGTGAAGCCCAGTTCCACTTCGGTCATGCCGGATTTGCGTTGATCCATGGGGATACGTGCCATATGAAGTCTTGGCTTGGATTCAACATTGGCAGGGATCTCATTGAAGTCTTTTTGGGGAACATCGACTTTTTCCCTGCCCTCGGCCATATCTTCGCCATTGATGTACCGGGTAATGGAGATGGCGGCTTCCCGGCCGGCTGCAACGGCGGCAATGGCAATGGAAGCACCGGTCTGGCCGTCACCACCGGCAAATACACCAGGCTTGTCGGTCATGTAGGTGATGGGATCGACATCAATGTTGCGCCATTTATTTATTTCAACCCCGTCCACATCATCAAGGCATGCAGAATCGGTCTGCTGTCCGATGGCCGGGATGATCACATCGGCATCCAGGAGAAACTCGCTGCCTTCAACGGGAACCGGCCGTCGCCTGCCGGACGCATCAGGTTCGCCAAGTTCCATGCGGATGCATTCAATCCCCACGACTTTGCCGTCTTTTTCAACCACTTTACACGGTGCGGTCAGATATTGAATATCAATGTCTTCTTCAATGGCATCTTCGATCTCTTCATTACGGGCAGGCATTTCGGCGCGGGTTCTTCTGTAAAGGATGCTGATATTGTCGGCACCCAGACGAAGTGAAGTTCTGGCCGCGTCAATAGCCACGTCGCCACCGCCGATGATCACCACATTGCCCTTGAGTTCGGTAAGATCTCCCAGGGCAGCATCCCTGAGCATATCCACCCCCGGCATGACGCCTGGGGTGTCCTCTCCTTCGATCCCAAGTTTCATACCGTTATGGCAGCCGATGGCAAGGAAAACCGACTTGTAGCCGTCATCCATCAAACCGTCCACGGTGATATCTTTGCCAAGGGCAGTGTCATATTGAATTTCAACACCCAGGCGGGTGATCCAGGAGATTTCCTTATCAAGCACATTGCCGGGCAGTCTGTAATCCGGGATGCCGACTTTTAACATACCGCCTGCCACGGGAAGCTTTTCAAATATTTTGACCTGAAACCCGTCAAGGGCGAGAAAATAAGCGGCGGTCAGACCGGCAGGACCGGCACCGATGATGGCCACTTTTTCATCCCGCTTTGTGATTTCAGGCATTGGAAGCTCATTTAAATCCACCTGATCCGCCACAAACCGTTTCAGGGTGCAGATGGAAATGGGCGAATCCACTTCTCCACGGCGGCAGGCGTCTTCACACGGATGGGGGCAGATGCGGCCGATAATGCCGGGAAGGGGCAGATTTCTGGTAATAACTTCCAGTGCCTCTTTGTATTTGCCCTGGGAAACCATGGCCACATACCCATGGGCATTCACATGGTTGGGACATTGCTGGGTACACGGAGATTTATCTTTTTTTGTAATGGAGTATGCGCCGGGAACCGCCTGGGCATAGGATTTAAACGTGGCTTTCTTTTCCCCCATGCCCATGTCAAAGGCGTTGGGGAGCGTTACGGGACACACTTCGGCACAGTCACCGCACCCCGTACATTTACTCAGATCAATATATCTTGCCCCCTTGTTGACCGTGACTTCAAAATTTCCGGCACTGCCTTCAAGGGCTTGGATTTCTGCGTTGGTGATCAATTCGATATTCTGATGCCGCCCGGTTTCAACAAGATAGGGAGACAAAATACACATGGAGCAATCACTGGTGGGAAATGTCTTATCCAGTTGCGCCATCACGCCGCCGATGGCGGACGATTTTTCAACCAGATACACATAAAATCCCGATTCTGCCAAATCAAGGGCCGCCTTGATACCGGAAACACCACCACCGGCCACAAGTACGGAGCCCTGCACTACACTCTCTTTTGTCATTTAAGTTCCTCCGATGACATAAAGCATTCCAACCAAATTTGAATACGTCATTTTCCGTACGTATCTTCGGACAAGATTTTACAACATTAGCGTTCTATGCTCAGGGAGGGAGAGGGGATGGCGTTAAACCGGGTCGCCAGGCTGTCTTGGGGCGGTGAAGAATCAGAAATAGTGATTCGACTGCAACCCTTCAGGCAACATGACGCCTACCCAACCCAGGTAGGTTAATTTAAAAACTGCTCATGTAAAACCGAAGAGTTGATACATCTAATCATATTCCCTAAAATCCATTTTCAAAGCCATCTACAGCTTTGAAAGCATTGTATGTAAAAGGGATGGGACTATTTGTCAAAATGACAATATAAATATCTTCGCTGCATTCTATTTAATATTCCTATATTGAAGACGCGGTTTCATCCTAAAGATGTCCAGCATATGCGACAACACCGAATCCTTTTATCTTTTATGTCCTGTTCTTTTTTTGTTGTCCAAAACTATATGAACTATTTCTCCATTGAGACCATCAAAATTTATAGCTTTTATATTAACCTGTCTTACACGCCTGTTGTGCTGGGTGTGGTAATTTAATGATAAGTCTTTTGGGCTTGGTTCCAACGTCGGCCATTGTAGGGGCAGGTCTCTGTGCCTGCCCTAACGGGGGCAACCACAGGGGATTGCCCCTACAAAAGATGGCCGATCTTATGATCAAGCCCAGTCTTTTAGATTCCATGCAGAGGTCCCAATGGTAGACTCTATCCCTGATTTGGTTTATGACTTTTATGACTCCCAAATCCCGGCCAGCGGCTGGCATTAATTATAGCGCTTTGGGGGGATTTCCGGTGAGGTATTGCCTTTAGGTCTGTCAATAATCCCGCTATAAAAGCGAAAGGGCAGCCCTATCCGTTGGGGAGTGGGGCAACGTTAAATCTTTATATCTTTAACGAGCTCCATCGCTTTTTTAAATTCAAAAATATCAATCCATTTTCTTATTTTGGAGACCATCCGTACCATATCGGCATCGCTTGCCATACCTTCTAATTGTGTCAATATTTTAGACGATTGCATATCATGCGTCTCGAGCGCTGCTTGCAGTTTGCCGATAACTCTACGAAATTCTTTCGTATCTGCCTGGTGGATTCTTTCCGGCACCGGCGTTTTAATCTCTGCCAAAACCTGATTAATCGCCGTACTGATTTGTTGCAGCTCCGCGTCGGTATTTTCTAAAACATCACCAATCAATTGCATGTCCCGGTTTTGCTTTTGCAATTGATTTTCCAGATCACGGCATAGCGAAAACAACGCCATGGCACCGATGTTGCCGCAACTGCCTTTTAGAGTATGGGCCATGAGGATGGCTTTATTCCAATCCTTGTTTTTCATGGCATTTTCCAGATTCATTTTAAACCTTGCATTATTGTTTGCAAATGACCTGAGAAGCTTGTAATAGGCCGTGGTGTTTTTTCCGATTCTATTTAGTCCATCCTGGGTATTTATCCCTTGGATCTCAGGAATACGGACAACCGCATTGCTGTTTGCTTTTTTTTCCGACGCCCCCCGTTCCTTAGGTTGTATCCATTTTTCAAGGGTGGAGAAAAACTTTTTTATGTTAATGGGTTTTGTTAAATACCCTTTCATGCCGATATCCAATACCATTTTTTCAACGCCGCTCATGGCATCCGCAGTCATGGCAATGATCGGAGGAACATTGAATGCCTGATTTTGCATAATCAGTCTGGTTGCTGTAATGCCGTCCATGACGGGCATTTGCAGATCCATCAATATAATGTCATAGGGTGCTGCGGCCGATGCCAGATATTTGTCAACACCTTCCTGCCCATTTGACGCAATATCAACAACAAATCCTT contains:
- a CDS encoding UPF0280 family protein, which gives rise to MFDNRNVYRICHRKQGLVAFNVTVKETNLNIQADSDLSEQAVRSILNHRQYIENYIARVPRFADSLTPLGNPDIAPKIISEMTAAAKTAGVGPMAAVAGAVAQGVGRDLLQWSSHVLVENGGDIFVKSDTQTIFTIYAGSSPLSMKTGIKVDRRPASFAMCTSSGTVGHSKSFGKADAVSVLADCCALADAAATSLGNKIQTPKDIEKVINAGKNMAGVQGIVIISGKQIGLWGALELVKL
- a CDS encoding TrmJ/YjtD family RNA methyltransferase, which encodes MNQKVCMENVAIVLHDTRIPENIGAAARAAANMGVGRLILSAPRNFDKERVLKVATHSAAGLVENMIVCNSLPEALGRFNWVVGTTARLGGTRRVNASPADLAATLVPISLENRVALLFGPEDRGLTNEDLQLCHDLVNIPTAGFSSLNLAQAVMVMCYELFKARTREPEFHLPRLACRHELENMYDELEETFARIHYINHENPEERLDKARSFLSRYRLRSREVSIIRGLCRQVARYGDKRYQDGLTAAGADGLKNESK
- a CDS encoding FAD-dependent oxidoreductase codes for the protein MTKESVVQGSVLVAGGGVSGIKAALDLAESGFYVYLVEKSSAIGGVMAQLDKTFPTSDCSMCILSPYLVETGRHQNIELITNAEIQALEGSAGNFEVTVNKGARYIDLSKCTGCGDCAEVCPVTLPNAFDMGMGEKKATFKSYAQAVPGAYSITKKDKSPCTQQCPNHVNAHGYVAMVSQGKYKEALEVITRNLPLPGIIGRICPHPCEDACRRGEVDSPISICTLKRFVADQVDLNELPMPEITKRDEKVAIIGAGPAGLTAAYFLALDGFQVKIFEKLPVAGGMLKVGIPDYRLPGNVLDKEISWITRLGVEIQYDTALGKDITVDGLMDDGYKSVFLAIGCHNGMKLGIEGEDTPGVMPGVDMLRDAALGDLTELKGNVVIIGGGDVAIDAARTSLRLGADNISILYRRTRAEMPARNEEIEDAIEEDIDIQYLTAPCKVVEKDGKVVGIECIRMELGEPDASGRRRPVPVEGSEFLLDADVIIPAIGQQTDSACLDDVDGVEINKWRNIDVDPITYMTDKPGVFAGGDGQTGASIAIAAVAAGREAAISITRYINGEDMAEGREKVDVPQKDFNEIPANVESKPRLHMARIPMDQRKSGMTEVELGFTEEQAKAEADKCLNCMVCCECLECTKACGAGALTPITHMEKDEQLKLGVGSIILSPGFTPFDPSSMDFLGYKKTPNVVTSMEFERILSASGPFGGHLVRPSDHKEPKRIAWLQCVGSRDQNRCGNGHCSSVCCMYAIKEAVIAKEHAPYELDCSIFYMDMRTHGKDFERFYDTARDKHEVNFVKSRVHSVIEVQGTTDLELSYSSEDGHLIKEVYDMVVLSVGLETPPETVDLAKKLGVELTPSNFADTGSFTPVNTSKDGIYVCGAFQGPRDIPQSVVDSSAAAAAAGEILGQARHTLTKEKEVVPEINVVNERPRIGVFVCNCGININGVVDVPAVRDYAANLPFVEYVTNNMYTCSQDTQDSMVDVIKEKKLNRVVVAACTPKTHEPLFQETLINSGLNKYLFEMVNIRNHASWVHKDDPAGATEKAKDLVRMSVAKVGLMQPLKEAKLQVGQAAMVLGGGISGMSSALSLARQGYETHLIEREGVLGGQALNLFKTVKGEDIQMELQGLISEVNDEKNLTVHLNTTLENVEGFVGSYVSELSTNGDRSKIDHGIAVIATGAKEMTPVEYAYGKDPRILTSLELDQKFLSNDPVLETAQSAVFIQCVGSREKERPYCSRVCCTHSVENALELKKRNPEMNVYVLYRDIRTYGEKELAYTKARDNGVIFIRYKVDEKPVVEIEGDSLYVTVKDHVLGVPLKIDTDILTLASAIVPHKDERLAQFFKVPLNDDGFFVERHAKLGPSEFATDGVFLCGLAHYPKPIEEAVAQGKAASSRAVTLLARENIYTSGTVAQADPMFCASCGVCVAICPYSAPSFTLEGRFKGKAEINPVLCKGCGLCVASCRSGAIHLNGFDNDQIFAQIFSGTELIEA
- a CDS encoding HD domain-containing protein, translating into MNPEKTPRALKACLEQKETQILGTRACFSQNAVRRYSEKRSDTEYRLSFSADADRILNSLAYTRYSDKTQVFSLINNDHLTHRVLHVQMVSRVARTIGRYLGLNTDLIEAAAMGHDIGHTPFGHDGERFLSRLTQSAGAGQFHHNLQSMQFLDVIERNGKGWNLTLQTLDAIVCHDGESHARTLTPAPPRTFEDLDSIVEQIRAGTMGNVLPMTMEGCVVRIADTVSYIGRDFEDAVRLKILTRDQLPATCRNRLGDTQGTIVFSLVTDLINTSMEQDFIGFSPGVADALKELKQFNYRYIYKNPAIKRHLTTVEDIFKCLFNRYMNDLAVENESSVIYSQFLNGMADAYRSHHSHAEIARDFIAGMTDSYFIRQAPEGLRPTPIDWV
- a CDS encoding MaoC family dehydratase: MMSDQKKFQEFLDFVKPQIGRQIHVGPWLEIDQQRINDFAEVTGDVQWIHTDVERAKKESPYKSTIAHGYLTLSLLPHLTESNHPDFFQKNYPGMKYRVNYGLDRVRFPSAVKAGARIRAKTTIHNVEEVKNGIQICYVITIDIEGSEKPACVAEFLARLYP
- a CDS encoding hydrogenase iron-sulfur subunit, whose amino-acid sequence is MSEFEPRIIAFLCNWCSYGAADLAGVGRLQYPANIRVIRIPCTGRMSPKFILSALKEGADGVWVSGCHPGDCHYLEGNYYARRKFLLFNDLLEHMGVEPGRVQFSWISSAESSKFLEVVTEVTESIKALGPNTGFVKKAKVA
- a CDS encoding PEP-CTERM sorting domain-containing protein (PEP-CTERM proteins occur, often in large numbers, in the proteomes of bacteria that also encode an exosortase, a predicted intramembrane cysteine proteinase. The presence of a PEP-CTERM domain at a protein's C-terminus predicts cleavage within the sorting domain, followed by covalent anchoring to some some component of the (usually Gram-negative) cell surface. Many PEP-CTERM proteins exhibit an unusual sequence composition that includes large numbers of potential glycosylation sites. Expression of one such protein has been shown restore the ability of a bacterium to form floc, a type of biofilm.), yielding MNKCLVWAAVVFLLLGATFNAEASFYQVDIDTSGMDKLSSHLFYNDDTYTWTFDIDDPMFDSSLQTFESASLELGLSDDSGWELLPEKVEIYFNQSNDRGRADWAAWSWDISGTYLIDITSLDSLNQDGTLRVTLKADVGDFYIDSIRLNAWATDLPASSGGVNPVPTPESSTLLLLGLGLLAVGNVIRRKQI